TGATGCAGGTACACCATTAGAGAACACCAGGGTACCTGTATCATTTTGTTCAGGAAGGCGCAATGAGTTGTTACCGGATAATGGCCCAAGCTGGAAGGTAAGCCCGCTGGTTACATTTGATGTTATAAGCCCCGTTGCCGGGATCGCATAGGCAGGCGGCGTTATCGAGCCAGGCTGGAAATCGGTAGCCATAAAGCAAATGTTGCCATTATCGATACCAATTGTAGAGGAATTCAGGGCCGGACCCGCACCGTTGGCTATTACATCCTGGTTAAAGCCTGATGTTACCAAAAGCTGTTCATAGGTTTGTGCCTTTATCGTACTTAGCGATAAAAGCGCCGCAAACACAGTAAAGGATTGAAGTAATTTTTTTTTCATGCAAGTAGGTTTTTAATTGGTTGAATTGATAGTAATTTTTGTTATCAAGGTAACTAATACTCAGTAATTTAACAAATACATTCACCTTTTGCGGAATAGCATTCAAAAACAAAAGAACATTATAGAATAATCAGGATATCGCATAAAATTGAGATATAAATTAATAATCATTCAACAAAACCTATAAAAAGCCGTTTTAAAAAAATAAAAAAGCCCATTCCTGAAGGAAAGGGCTCACTATTTTCACAAAATAAATTGGCTTTGTTATTTACCGTAAGGAACAGGTATCTCCCTGGTGACGATGGACGGTTCCCGCACGATCTTTTTTTCGTACCGCGGCGTAACCGACTTATCCATATATTTTTCGTCTTTATATTTGATATGCTCAATGATCGCTGATACTTTTACATTGACATCAAGGGCCTGTACAATATTATCATTGGCAAGTGCAATGACGAATTTTCCCTGCAGCTTGTCGTTTTCTGTAATTCGCTTATAGCCTGCTATCCCCTTTCCGCTATCGAAAGATTTATATGGCTTGCCTTGCAGGAACAATTTGTTGTTCTGCTCGTTCACCAGGGCATACTCAACATCTTCACCATTCACGGGCAGCATAAGATTGGTTATCGCCCCGGCCGCAATGCCACCCAGCGGTGTTGTAAAATAAGTTGCCACGCCCTGTACCGCGCCCGCGATCACTTTACGGTTCTGGTTCCAAAATTCATTGCTCTCCTTGCCCACGCCAATCCAATAGGCCCAGGCCACAACCTTTTTGGTCTCATCTTTTGTAACCGTATTTACCGGAAGCGAAAAGTTTACTGATGCTTTTGTATCGCCAAAGCTTGTCTTAGCATTCACACGCTGGCTTTTATCAAACACCATTTCTTCATATTTCTTTTCAAAAGCGACTACCCGCCTTGTCTTTTGTACCTGAAGCGTATCATAGCCGGCCACCACATCTTTAGTAAGTGAATTCCAGACAGTATCCTGTACTTTTATCCACTTTACGGCCGTATTAAAGTTCTTATCTTCCGATCTTTTCGGTACGCGCTGTATCGTTACATTGCAGTTCCGCTTTCCTTTAGTAGTATTGCCAAACCTGAAAACATATACCGAATTGCCCTGTACCGTAAATTCCTTCTTTTCCTCCTTTACATTTTGGCCTCTGTACTTCAGCGCAGCAGGATATTCAGTCACAGTAACCTCACTGACAGCGCTGCCTTGGGCTTCGATTGTAAAAATAATCCTGTCACCATCTGCAAAGCCGTACATCAGCTCTTCGGTGGCTCCGGGTTCAATCTTAATTTGTAAATCGGCAACGGGCATTTTTTGCCCAAAAGAAAATGCTGAAAATAACAGCAAAACAACACATCTGATCATAATACTAAACTCCTATAATTTTTTTGCTTCGTTCCAGAAAACATCCATTTCTGCAAGGGTCATATCGGCTAACGGTTTGCCGAGCTCGCCTGCCTTGCTTTCAAGGTACATAAACCGTTTAATGAATTTTTTATTGGTGCGCTCCAAGGCATCCTCAGGGTTGATGTTTAGGAAACGCGCATAGTTGATCATGGAGAACAGCACATCACCGAATTCCGATTCGATTTTATCCGCATCGCCGTTTTTCACCTCTTCCTGGAATTCCTCAATTTCTTCCTGCACTTTATCCCATACCTGGTGCGGCTCTTCCCAATCGAACCCAACGCCTTTTGCCTTGTCCTGTATGCGGCTGGCTTTCACTAGCGCAGGCAGGCTTTTTGGTACACCTTCCAGAACCGACTTCTTGCCTTCCTTCAGCTTTAGCTTTTCCCAGTTCTGCTTTACCTGTTCTTCATCTTCCACAACCACATCGCTATAAATATGCGGGTGGCGGTGTATCAGCTTGTCGCAAATCTCGTTGGCTACATCGGCAATATCGAAGTCGCACGTCTCACTGCCTATTTTGGCATAAAAAACAATATGCAGCAGTATATCGCCCAGCTCTTTTTTGATCTCCTGAAGGTTGTTGTCGAGGATAGCATCCCCCAGCTCATAGGTTTCCTCAATAGTAAGATGGCGAAGGCTTTGGAGCGTCTGCTTTTTATCCCACGGGCATTTTTCGCGAAGGTCGTCCATTATGTCGAGCAGCCTGCCAAAGGCATCGAGTTGTTGCTGGCGTGTGTTCATGGTGGAAAATTTTGTGCAAAATTACGGAATAGCTACCGAAATATACTCCTACGGGAAATCAAAAAGATTTTTTACAACGAATGACACAAATTTCAAAATTCCAGTACTCCAAAAATTTAAGGAATTCGTGTAATTCGTAGCAAACACAATTCATAGGGAAAATAAAAAATCCTGCCTCTTGTTTGCAAAAAGCAGGACTAGTAATATAACGTAAGATGTATTATTCTTCTGTCTTTACCTCTTCAGCAGGGGTTTCATCTACGGCAGGGGCGGCAGCAACAGGGGCTTCTTTATTAACAAGGCCTTTTGCCTGGAGCATGTTGTACCAGTTAAGTATCTTTTTGATATCAGAAGCATAAACCCTGTCCTCATCGAATTCAGGAAGCACTTCCCTGAAATACGACTCCAGCTTGGCATTGTCTTCTTTATGCGACATTGCCGGGCCGTTATCCTCTTTTTCAGCTATGGCGCGGAATACCTCTGAAAGCTTTATCTCGCCGTCATACGTGTATACCGATATTTCAGAAAGCAGGCTTACGTTGCTCCTCATGCCAACGGTTATTTTCTTGCCGTCTATAAGCGATTCTGCCACAAAACCTGTGCGCGTTTGGATCTTTAGTTCATATAATCCAGGTTTCCCTGAGATAGCTAATATTTTTTCAACACTCATTTTTCTTTTTTTTAAGGATGGCAAATATGCAATGTTTGGTTTTAAAAACAAAAAATTACCTGCCTTTTTTGGCGATAAATTTCATTTTATAGTCCGGCCTTGTCTTGCCTTCCATGATGTTCTGTAGTTTCTTTTGTATCAAACGTTTTTTCAGCGACGATATTTTATCGGTAAACAAAATACCTTCAATATGATCGTATTCGTGCTGTATCACCCTGGCAATAAGCCCGTCATACACATCCGTGTGCTTGTTAAAATCCTCGTCGTAATATTCTATGGTAATCTTTTCATGGCGGTACACGTCCTCACGAACTTCAGGAATGCTCAGGCAGCCTTCGTTAAAGCCCCACTCCTCGCCTTCTTCCTTCAGCATTACCGGGTTGATAAACGTTTTTTTGAAATTCGCCAGCTGTTCCTGCTCTTCTTTCGGAAGGTCCTCGTCATCGCTGAATGGCTTGGTATCTACAATGAACAGGCGTATGGCAAGGCCAACCTGTGGTGCAGCAAGGCCAACGCCATAGGCATTATACATGGTCTCATACATATCAGCAACGATCTGCTTAAGGTTCGGCATATCCTTCGGGATGTCCTCTCCTTTTTTTCTGAGCACAGGGTCGCCGTATCCTACAATCGGTAATATCATATCAAATGTATTTTAAATCAGGCATAACGCCTTTTTCCGGACTGCAAAAGTAATAAATAAAATTGACTCTTTAACCCTTGCCCAAATGCTAAAATTTTGTGAGAATTCACGCATGCTCCCGAAGAATGATTTGGCATTTAGTACCTTTGCGGCATACCCTTTTTTTATGATCGAAAAGATAAGGCAGTTTGCTGACAGCACCAATTTTACCAAAGCCGTTATCGTAACGGTCGCTGCCGTGCTGCCTGTACTTATCCTCGCTCAGTTCGGGCATTTCGAGACGGGTTTTACCATTGCCATAGGCGCATTCCTTACCTATCCGTCCGATATCCCGAGCAACCTGTTGCACCGTACCAAGGGCCTTCTTACTGCTTCCGTTATCGTTGCGGGGTGCATGCTGGCTGTGAATACGCTGCATCCCTGGCCGTGGTTGTTCTATCCCGTGGTGATTGCGCTGGTTTTCTTCCTTTCGATGATATCGGTCTACGGGCAGCGCGCCACGATGGTTTCTTTTTCGGGATTGCTTGCGCTGGCGCTGGGTTCCGGGCACATTCATACAGGGTGGGATATCGTTACCTATGTAGGACTGGTACTTGCCGGGGGACTGTTCTATACCTTTATATCGGTAACATTCAACTACCTCAGCCCGCACCGTTATACCGAGTTGGAGGTAGCAGAGTGTATGAAGCTAACCTCAAAATACATGAAGCTGCGCGGTGACCTCTGGAACGCAGATGCCGACAGGGCTGCCATTGTAG
Above is a genomic segment from Flavobacterium album containing:
- the mazG gene encoding nucleoside triphosphate pyrophosphohydrolase gives rise to the protein MNTRQQQLDAFGRLLDIMDDLREKCPWDKKQTLQSLRHLTIEETYELGDAILDNNLQEIKKELGDILLHIVFYAKIGSETCDFDIADVANEICDKLIHRHPHIYSDVVVEDEEQVKQNWEKLKLKEGKKSVLEGVPKSLPALVKASRIQDKAKGVGFDWEEPHQVWDKVQEEIEEFQEEVKNGDADKIESEFGDVLFSMINYARFLNINPEDALERTNKKFIKRFMYLESKAGELGKPLADMTLAEMDVFWNEAKKL
- a CDS encoding DUF5606 domain-containing protein — encoded protein: MSVEKILAISGKPGLYELKIQTRTGFVAESLIDGKKITVGMRSNVSLLSEISVYTYDGEIKLSEVFRAIAEKEDNGPAMSHKEDNAKLESYFREVLPEFDEDRVYASDIKKILNWYNMLQAKGLVNKEAPVAAAPAVDETPAEEVKTEE
- the def gene encoding peptide deformylase, yielding MILPIVGYGDPVLRKKGEDIPKDMPNLKQIVADMYETMYNAYGVGLAAPQVGLAIRLFIVDTKPFSDDEDLPKEEQEQLANFKKTFINPVMLKEEGEEWGFNEGCLSIPEVREDVYRHEKITIEYYDEDFNKHTDVYDGLIARVIQHEYDHIEGILFTDKISSLKKRLIQKKLQNIMEGKTRPDYKMKFIAKKGR